One Polaribacter sp. KT25b DNA segment encodes these proteins:
- a CDS encoding DUF1573 domain-containing protein produces MRKITILLAFVLSASFFTACKNADNAAKKINKENVDNAKSRDLEIKKGVASISFDKSEFDFGTVNEGDIVETVFKVTNTGKTDLVITNAQATCGCTIPVWPKGAIKPGETGDVQVKFNTNGKPNRQQKTVTLTTNTEAGREMLTIKGMVTPKSK; encoded by the coding sequence ATGAGAAAAATAACAATTTTGTTAGCTTTTGTTTTGTCAGCAAGTTTTTTTACAGCTTGTAAAAATGCAGATAATGCAGCAAAAAAAATTAACAAAGAAAATGTTGACAATGCAAAATCTAGAGATTTAGAAATTAAAAAAGGAGTAGCATCTATTTCTTTTGATAAATCAGAATTTGATTTTGGTACTGTAAATGAAGGAGATATTGTAGAAACTGTTTTTAAAGTTACCAACACGGGTAAAACAGATTTAGTAATTACTAATGCACAAGCAACTTGTGGTTGTACAATTCCTGTTTGGCCAAAAGGAGCAATTAAACCAGGCGAAACTGGAGATGTTCAAGTAAAGTTTAACACAAACGGTAAACCAAACAGACAACAAAAAACAGTTACATTAACTACCAATACAGAAGCAGGTAGAGAAATGTTAACAATTAAAGGGATGGTTACACCAAAAAGTAAATAA
- the yajC gene encoding preprotein translocase subunit YajC, which translates to MFSTIGLQFDTGSLASMLPFVAMIGVLYFFMIRPQMNRQKKEKAFQAEIKKGTKVVTSSGIHGKIVEINNTDNTVTIETGAGKIKFERSAISMELSKKYLAPAIK; encoded by the coding sequence ATGTTTTCAACAATAGGATTACAATTCGATACCGGTAGTTTAGCTTCAATGTTACCTTTTGTAGCAATGATAGGGGTTTTATATTTTTTTATGATAAGACCACAAATGAATCGTCAAAAGAAAGAGAAAGCTTTTCAAGCAGAAATTAAAAAAGGAACAAAAGTGGTTACTTCTAGCGGTATACATGGTAAAATTGTAGAAATAAATAATACTGATAATACTGTAACGATAGAAACTGGAGCTGGTAAAATTAAGTTTGAACGTTCTGCTATTTCTATGGAATTAAGTAAAAAATATTTAGCACCTGCTATTAAATAA
- a CDS encoding CdaR family protein, giving the protein MKTTQKIPKTFIGFLIASFFIWLLITFSKEYSTVITCPVNYINIQQDKLLQETPIKQIDIAVKSSGFKLLRSKIYNKTINLESSVLQRKKGSKYYLLVKNQFTKIQKQLKSGIQLQEILQDTIYLNLGLLKSKKVVLKPDLDIKYQIGYALLGDIKVVPDSIVISGPEDQLKKITSLNLKKITLNDLKENFSEEVQIVEQTKGKNLKFSTAKATVSGNVERFTEGRLKIPFITKNLPDHINLTTLSDNVEVVFIVALSNFTKVSEASFTVECDFEISEKNNLSYLIPKVTTKPDFIKSFKIVPTKIDFLIQK; this is encoded by the coding sequence GTGAAAACTACCCAAAAAATACCAAAAACATTTATAGGCTTTTTAATTGCTTCTTTTTTTATTTGGTTGTTAATTACCTTTTCAAAAGAATATTCTACTGTAATTACTTGTCCTGTAAATTATATAAATATACAGCAAGATAAGTTGTTGCAAGAAACACCAATTAAGCAAATTGATATTGCCGTTAAATCGTCTGGGTTTAAACTTTTAAGGTCTAAAATTTATAATAAAACAATTAATTTAGAGTCTTCTGTTTTACAAAGAAAAAAAGGTTCTAAGTATTATTTATTAGTTAAAAATCAATTTACTAAAATTCAAAAACAATTAAAATCGGGTATTCAATTACAAGAAATTTTACAAGACACAATTTATTTAAATTTAGGGTTATTAAAATCAAAGAAAGTAGTTTTAAAACCAGATTTAGACATTAAGTATCAAATTGGTTATGCTCTTTTAGGTGATATAAAAGTAGTTCCAGATTCTATAGTAATTTCTGGTCCAGAAGATCAACTAAAAAAAATAACATCTCTTAATTTAAAAAAAATAACATTAAATGATTTAAAAGAAAATTTTTCTGAAGAAGTACAGATTGTTGAGCAAACTAAAGGTAAAAATCTTAAGTTTAGTACTGCAAAAGCAACTGTTTCTGGAAATGTAGAAAGATTTACAGAAGGAAGATTAAAGATACCGTTTATAACAAAAAACCTTCCAGATCATATTAATTTAACCACACTTTCTGATAATGTAGAAGTTGTGTTTATTGTTGCTTTATCTAATTTTACTAAAGTTTCTGAAGCATCATTTACAGTAGAATGCGATTTTGAAATATCAGAAAAGAATAACCTTTCTTATTTAATACCCAAAGTAACAACAAAGCCAGATTTTATAAAAAGCTTTAAAATTGTACCCACAAAAATAGATTTTCTAATTCAAAAATAA
- the coaE gene encoding dephospho-CoA kinase (Dephospho-CoA kinase (CoaE) performs the final step in coenzyme A biosynthesis.), giving the protein MIVGLTGGIGSGKTTVANLFFKFKNVAIYIADVEAKKLMNSSEVIKEKLIKEFGDQAFVNQKLNRKYISEIVFNDAKRLATLNAIVHPEVKKHFKDFVNKNLDKTYIIYENAILFESKSNLFCNFIITVYADISTKIKRVTLRDTSTKEEVLSRMKNQWKDDKKLLQSNYIICNENLDDSKKQVNYIHNILTEKYRYL; this is encoded by the coding sequence ATGATAGTTGGTTTAACAGGTGGCATTGGAAGTGGTAAAACTACAGTTGCTAATTTATTTTTTAAGTTTAAAAATGTTGCTATTTATATTGCTGATGTTGAAGCTAAGAAATTAATGAATTCATCTGAAGTGATTAAAGAAAAATTGATTAAAGAGTTTGGAGACCAAGCTTTTGTTAATCAAAAATTAAACAGAAAGTATATTTCTGAAATTGTATTTAATGATGCAAAAAGATTAGCTACTTTAAATGCGATTGTTCATCCGGAAGTAAAAAAACATTTTAAAGATTTTGTTAACAAGAATTTAGATAAAACATATATTATTTATGAAAATGCAATTCTTTTTGAAAGTAAAAGCAATCTTTTTTGTAATTTTATTATAACAGTTTATGCAGATATAAGTACGAAAATTAAACGAGTTACTTTAAGAGATACATCAACAAAGGAAGAAGTGTTAAGTAGAATGAAAAATCAATGGAAAGACGATAAAAAATTGTTGCAATCTAACTATATAATTTGCAATGAAAACCTTGATGATTCCAAAAAACAAGTAAATTATATTCATAATATTTTAACAGAAAAATATAGATACCTTTAA
- a CDS encoding sensor histidine kinase: protein MSFSLIGIIAVQLYWINNAVESKKEQFKNDVQKSLGSVTEKINEKERSLFDKKFEGILESAVLANKAQIKSLFFQEIDTTNHQKISFGSTILEENIEIPTEFLSNDSVIFKRVTGKKDFFQSKLIKGPDNLFSATDEKSYSYTKRLTNIEKSQFSEWFKDYNRINPIHKRLSNRELNETIKEELKKRNIDLDFKYGVYGRDGLAINLKSGYYTINKKDSYSFPLFFDSNDEPEYLLYITFPTKNDHILSGLSNILLLSLFFIFIIIVAFSSSLYQLLQQKKISEIKTDFINNMTHEFKTPIATINLALDSIRNPKILNDEEKVLRYVQMIRDENKRMHTQVENVLRISRLEKNQLELSKDIVDVHEIIEDAISHVSLLINNKNGIVETHFEAITTEISGNEFHLTNVIVNMLENAIKYSSEKSPKIDVYTESTNKFFIFKIKDNGIGMTKSVQKLVFDKFYREQKGNIHDVKGHGLGLAYVKEIVEKHHGTVFVESEKGEGSIFTVKLPLI, encoded by the coding sequence ATGAGCTTTTCCCTAATTGGGATTATAGCTGTGCAATTGTATTGGATTAATAATGCCGTAGAAAGTAAAAAGGAACAATTTAAAAATGATGTTCAAAAATCTTTGGGTAGTGTTACCGAAAAGATAAATGAAAAAGAACGAAGTCTTTTTGATAAAAAGTTTGAGGGTATTCTTGAATCTGCAGTATTAGCAAATAAAGCTCAAATTAAAAGTCTTTTCTTTCAAGAGATAGACACAACAAATCATCAAAAAATTTCTTTTGGATCTACCATTTTAGAAGAAAACATTGAAATTCCTACAGAATTTTTATCTAACGATTCAGTTATTTTTAAAAGAGTTACAGGTAAAAAAGATTTTTTTCAATCTAAATTAATAAAAGGTCCAGATAATTTATTTTCTGCTACCGATGAAAAAAGTTATTCATATACTAAACGATTAACAAATATAGAAAAAAGTCAATTTTCTGAGTGGTTTAAAGATTATAATAGAATAAATCCTATTCATAAAAGATTAAGTAATAGGGAGCTTAACGAAACAATAAAAGAAGAGTTAAAGAAAAGAAACATCGATTTAGATTTTAAATATGGTGTTTATGGTAGAGATGGTTTAGCAATTAATTTAAAATCTGGTTATTATACAATTAATAAGAAAGATAGTTATTCGTTTCCATTATTTTTTGATTCTAATGATGAACCAGAATATTTATTATATATAACATTCCCAACTAAAAATGATCATATTTTATCTGGTCTTTCTAATATATTATTGTTGTCTTTGTTCTTTATTTTTATAATAATTGTTGCATTTTCAAGTTCATTATATCAATTACTTCAGCAGAAAAAAATATCAGAAATTAAAACTGATTTTATTAATAATATGACGCATGAGTTTAAAACTCCAATAGCAACCATTAATTTAGCTTTAGATTCTATAAGAAATCCTAAGATTCTAAATGATGAAGAAAAAGTTTTGAGATACGTGCAAATGATTCGTGATGAAAATAAGAGAATGCATACGCAAGTAGAAAATGTGTTACGTATTTCTAGGTTAGAAAAAAATCAATTAGAACTTAGTAAGGATATTGTTGATGTTCACGAAATAATTGAAGACGCAATTAGTCATGTTAGTTTGTTAATTAATAACAAAAACGGAATTGTAGAAACACATTTTGAGGCAATTACTACAGAGATTTCTGGTAATGAATTTCATTTAACAAATGTTATTGTTAACATGTTAGAAAATGCCATAAAATATTCTTCAGAAAAAAGTCCGAAGATTGATGTTTACACAGAAAGTACAAATAAGTTTTTTATTTTTAAAATAAAAGACAACGGAATAGGAATGACAAAAAGTGTACAAAAACTTGTTTTTGACAAATTTTATAGAGAGCAAAAAGGAAATATACATGATGTAAAAGGTCATGGATTGGGCTTAGCTTATGTAAAAGAAATTGTAGAAAAACATCATGGAACAGTTTTTGTTGAAAGTGAAAAAGGAGAAGGAAGTATATTCACAGTAAAATTACCTTTAATATAA
- a CDS encoding response regulator transcription factor gives MGSKKILLVEDDPNFGTVLKDYLALNDYNVTHAKDGIEGLIMFKNSDYDLCILDVMMPRKDGFSLAQDIRVTNKEVPIIFLTAKTLKEDVLKGYAVGADDYLNKPFDSEVLLHKIKAILQRKDSDQSKESEEFEFNIGSLFFNSKLRHLSDGKDGEPVKLSPKESKLLRMLAIHKNDLMPRELALTKIWRDDNYFTSRSMDVYIAKLRKYLKADENVEILNIHGEGFRLVDKT, from the coding sequence ATGGGAAGTAAAAAGATTTTATTAGTAGAAGACGATCCGAATTTCGGAACAGTTTTAAAAGATTATTTAGCGTTAAACGATTATAATGTAACACACGCTAAAGATGGTATAGAAGGTTTAATTATGTTTAAAAACAGTGATTATGACTTATGTATCTTAGATGTTATGATGCCAAGAAAAGATGGTTTTTCTTTAGCACAAGACATTAGAGTAACAAATAAAGAAGTGCCAATTATTTTTTTAACGGCTAAAACATTAAAAGAAGATGTTTTAAAAGGATATGCTGTTGGTGCAGATGATTATTTAAATAAACCTTTTGATTCTGAAGTATTATTGCACAAAATTAAAGCAATTTTACAAAGAAAAGATAGCGATCAATCTAAAGAATCAGAAGAATTTGAATTTAATATAGGTTCTCTTTTCTTTAATTCTAAATTACGTCATTTATCTGATGGTAAAGATGGTGAGCCTGTTAAATTGTCACCTAAAGAAAGTAAATTGTTACGTATGTTGGCTATTCATAAAAATGATTTAATGCCAAGAGAGTTAGCGCTTACAAAAATATGGAGAGACGATAATTATTTTACTTCTAGAAGTATGGATGTTTACATTGCTAAACTTAGAAAATATTTAAAAGCAGATGAGAATGTTGAGATTTTAAACATTCATGGAGAAGGATTTAGGTTAGTAGATAAGACTTAA
- a CDS encoding L-threonylcarbamoyladenylate synthase has translation MAEFVKLYNDNPNQRQIDKVVKILKKGGLIIYPTDTVYGLGCDITNTKALEKIAQMKGIKLDKANFSFVCNDLSHLSDYVKQIDSPTFKLLKRALPGPYTFILPGSNNLPKSFKNKKTVGIRIPDNNIARALVTSLGNPIVSTSIRDDDDVLEYTTDPELIFEKWNHLVDVVIDGGYGDNYASTIIDLTDDYPEVIREGKGSLDIL, from the coding sequence ATGGCAGAATTTGTTAAATTATACAATGACAACCCAAATCAAAGACAAATAGATAAAGTTGTTAAAATTTTAAAAAAAGGAGGATTAATTATTTATCCTACCGATACTGTTTATGGTTTAGGATGCGATATAACGAATACTAAAGCCTTAGAAAAAATAGCACAGATGAAAGGTATAAAATTAGACAAAGCTAATTTTTCTTTTGTTTGTAACGATTTAAGTCATTTATCAGATTATGTTAAGCAAATAGATTCGCCAACTTTTAAGCTTTTAAAACGTGCCTTACCGGGGCCTTATACTTTTATTTTACCAGGAAGTAATAATTTACCAAAGTCTTTTAAAAATAAAAAAACTGTTGGTATTCGTATTCCTGATAACAATATTGCTAGAGCACTTGTTACAAGTTTAGGAAACCCAATTGTGTCTACATCAATTAGGGATGATGATGATGTTTTAGAATATACAACAGATCCAGAATTGATTTTTGAAAAATGGAATCATTTGGTAGATGTTGTTATTGATGGTGGTTATGGTGATAATTACGCTTCTACAATTATTGATTTAACAGATGATTATCCAGAAGTAATTAGAGAAGGAAAAGGAAGTTTAGATATACTTTAG
- a CDS encoding glycosyltransferase family 2 protein: protein MKTAIVILNWNGKKLLEQFLPSIVKFSSDEAEIYVADNASDDDSISYIKNAFPSVKIVKNIENGGYAQGYNDALKKIDADIYCLINSDVEVTQNWLSPILDVFKSDENTAIIQPKILDFKDKTKFEYAGAAGGFIDLYGYPYCRGRVFNDLEKDSNQYNDISEIFWASGACLFIRSKIYCKLNGFDEDYFAHQEEIDLCWRTQNIGYKVKYVGSSTVYHVGGATLQETNPQKTFLNFRNSLLNVVKNVPKKWFLFVVFSRLLLDGIAGIKFILELRPIHTWAIVKAHFSFYKNFFKFLKKRKVLQKKSDYNLHTSIVWQYFVMGRKKFTDLK, encoded by the coding sequence TTGAAAACAGCAATTGTCATATTAAATTGGAATGGAAAAAAATTGTTAGAACAGTTTTTACCATCTATCGTAAAATTTAGCTCAGATGAAGCAGAAATTTACGTGGCCGACAATGCTTCGGATGATGATTCTATTTCTTATATAAAAAACGCTTTTCCATCAGTAAAAATTGTTAAAAACATAGAAAACGGTGGTTATGCACAAGGATATAATGATGCTTTAAAAAAAATTGATGCAGATATTTATTGTCTCATAAATTCGGATGTAGAAGTTACACAAAATTGGCTCTCTCCTATTTTAGATGTTTTTAAGTCTGATGAAAATACAGCTATTATTCAGCCAAAAATATTAGATTTTAAAGACAAAACTAAATTTGAATACGCTGGTGCAGCAGGCGGATTTATTGATTTATATGGTTATCCTTATTGCAGAGGTCGTGTTTTTAATGATTTAGAAAAAGACAGCAATCAGTATAATGATATTTCAGAAATATTTTGGGCATCTGGTGCTTGTTTATTTATCCGTTCTAAAATCTATTGTAAATTAAATGGTTTTGATGAAGATTATTTTGCACATCAAGAAGAAATAGATTTATGCTGGCGAACTCAAAATATTGGTTACAAAGTAAAATATGTTGGATCTTCAACTGTTTATCATGTTGGTGGCGCAACTTTACAAGAAACAAATCCGCAGAAAACATTTTTAAATTTTAGAAATAGTTTGTTAAATGTGGTGAAAAACGTGCCTAAAAAATGGTTTTTGTTTGTAGTTTTTTCACGTTTACTTTTAGACGGAATTGCAGGAATCAAATTTATTTTAGAACTAAGACCAATACATACTTGGGCAATTGTAAAAGCACATTTTAGTTTTTACAAAAACTTTTTTAAATTCTTAAAAAAGAGAAAAGTACTTCAAAAAAAATCTGATTATAATCTACACACAAGTATTGTTTGGCAGTATTTTGTTATGGGTAGAAAAAAATTTACAGATTTAAAGTAA
- a CDS encoding type I restriction enzyme HsdR N-terminal domain-containing protein yields MIKLNLPTYNFKLKSKENKTLIFDKLRKKYMVLTPEEWVRQHYVSFLIEEKNYPTSLIALEKQLTINNRKKRTDILVFNTDGNPEIIVECKAPSIKITQDTFDQIARYNLKLKANFLIVTNGLEHFYCKMDFENETYIFLKEIPDYK; encoded by the coding sequence ATGATTAAACTCAACCTACCAACGTATAATTTCAAACTCAAAAGTAAAGAAAATAAGACGCTTATTTTTGATAAATTGAGAAAAAAATATATGGTTTTAACGCCAGAAGAATGGGTTCGTCAGCATTATGTTTCTTTTTTAATTGAAGAAAAAAACTACCCAACCTCTTTAATCGCTTTAGAAAAACAGTTAACAATTAACAATCGTAAAAAGAGAACAGATATTTTAGTTTTTAATACGGATGGAAATCCTGAAATTATTGTGGAATGTAAAGCGCCTTCAATTAAAATTACACAAGATACTTTTGATCAAATTGCGCGCTATAATTTAAAATTAAAAGCCAATTTTCTGATTGTAACAAATGGTTTAGAGCATTTTTACTGTAAAATGGATTTCGAAAATGAAACCTATATTTTTTTAAAAGAAATACCAGATTATAAATAA
- the holA gene encoding DNA polymerase III subunit delta: MNEIRNIVSDIKNGNLKPIYFLMGDEPYYIDKISDYIEENVLDEAEKGFNQQIMYGRDASVEDIVSSAKRYPMMAERQVLIIKEAQDLSRSIEKLLSYAENPQPTTVLVINYKYKKLDKRKKLHKAIVKSGLIYESKKLYENQVSDWIRRVLSGKKYQIEPKASQMLVEFLGTDLSKISNELDKLMIILPKETIIDDKHIEDNIGISKDFNNFELRKAVGEKNVLKSNRIINYFSENPKNNPTVMTISLLNSFFTQLLLFHGLKDKSKNSVARALGVNPYFVDEYFLAGRNYPMRKVAQVIAFLRDADVKSKGVGANLTQEDILKELLFKILH; the protein is encoded by the coding sequence ATGAACGAAATAAGAAACATTGTTTCAGATATTAAAAATGGTAACTTAAAACCTATTTATTTTTTAATGGGTGATGAGCCTTATTATATTGATAAAATTTCTGATTATATAGAAGAAAATGTTCTTGATGAAGCAGAAAAAGGCTTTAATCAGCAAATAATGTATGGTAGAGATGCAAGTGTAGAAGATATTGTTTCGTCTGCAAAGCGTTATCCTATGATGGCAGAAAGACAGGTTTTAATTATAAAAGAGGCACAAGATTTAAGTAGAAGCATAGAAAAATTGTTGTCTTATGCAGAAAATCCGCAACCAACAACGGTTTTAGTTATAAATTATAAATATAAAAAACTTGATAAACGTAAAAAATTACACAAAGCAATTGTAAAATCTGGTTTAATTTATGAAAGTAAAAAGTTGTATGAAAATCAGGTTTCAGATTGGATTCGAAGAGTTTTAAGTGGCAAAAAATATCAAATAGAACCTAAAGCATCACAAATGTTAGTGGAGTTTTTAGGAACTGATTTAAGTAAAATATCGAATGAGTTAGATAAATTAATGATTATTCTGCCAAAAGAAACCATTATTGATGACAAACATATTGAAGACAATATTGGAATTTCTAAAGACTTTAATAACTTTGAATTGCGAAAAGCAGTAGGAGAGAAGAACGTTTTAAAATCGAACAGAATTATTAACTATTTTTCTGAAAATCCGAAGAATAACCCAACAGTTATGACGATTTCTTTGTTAAATAGTTTTTTTACGCAACTTTTATTATTTCATGGTTTAAAAGATAAATCTAAAAATTCTGTTGCTAGAGCTTTAGGTGTAAATCCTTATTTTGTAGATGAATATTTTTTAGCTGGTAGAAATTACCCAATGCGCAAAGTTGCGCAAGTAATTGCTTTTTTAAGAGATGCAGATGTAAAAAGTAAAGGTGTTGGAGCAAATTTAACACAAGAAGATATTTTAAAAGAATTGTTATTTAAAATTTTACATTAA
- a CDS encoding DUF1569 domain-containing protein yields the protein MKNIFTKEVVDEIVKRINNLSPNTQANWGKMSVSQMLAHCCVTYEMVYTDKHPKPNAFVKMMLKMFVKKTVVSDKTYSKNSRTAPQFIISDEREFEKEKKRLIDFINKTQKLGEKYFDGKESHSFGKLTITEWNNSFYKHLDHHLTQFKV from the coding sequence ATGAAAAATATATTTACAAAGGAAGTTGTTGACGAAATAGTTAAACGAATAAATAATTTATCTCCAAACACACAAGCAAATTGGGGTAAAATGTCGGTTTCACAAATGTTAGCTCATTGTTGTGTAACTTACGAAATGGTTTATACAGACAAACACCCAAAACCAAATGCATTTGTAAAAATGATGTTAAAAATGTTTGTTAAAAAGACTGTTGTTTCTGATAAAACTTACTCTAAAAATAGTAGAACTGCTCCGCAATTTATAATTTCTGATGAACGAGAATTTGAAAAAGAAAAAAAACGTTTGATAGATTTTATAAATAAAACTCAAAAATTAGGTGAAAAATATTTTGATGGAAAAGAATCTCATTCTTTTGGTAAACTAACAATTACTGAATGGAATAATTCTTTTTACAAACATTTAGATCATCATTTAACTCAATTTAAAGTTTAA
- a CDS encoding PAS domain-containing protein gives MNHIKKTANKLIIISCVFFSLAVIISWFTKSEEILYFFTSGATMKFNTALIFLLLGINLFIFDKKEEIYKSLYKLFSTITILLGLFTLVEYGGFTFFEIDNLFIKDSFSKVNPGRMSPATAICSILIGISFLTCKTNNDLLIQFGKSTKVLVTIISFISIISYILIIPSENKSFIFRTMAIHTSVLFFAISLLLMFKRENSIFNSLFFDKSIGSNIFRKSLPLIILIPAVIANAILLAINQKWLSIDFGLVTFTIILTPICIIYLSKLSINLNLIDTKRQLLENNLKLKNKNLVEFNEALDYTAIFSITNIDGKIKYANDSFCEISKYSREELIGSSHTLLNSGYHDNNFFKNLWQTIISGKIWTGDIKNKSKDGSFYTVNTTIIPIKNSSGNISDFLEINNKFTISS, from the coding sequence ATGAACCATATAAAAAAAACTGCTAATAAATTAATAATAATTAGTTGTGTATTTTTTAGCTTAGCTGTTATAATTAGTTGGTTTACTAAATCCGAAGAAATTTTATATTTTTTTACTAGTGGTGCAACAATGAAGTTTAATACCGCTTTAATATTTCTACTTTTAGGTATAAACTTATTCATTTTTGATAAAAAAGAAGAAATTTACAAATCACTTTACAAGTTATTTAGTACAATTACTATTTTACTTGGTTTATTTACTTTAGTAGAATATGGTGGATTTACTTTTTTTGAAATAGACAACCTTTTTATAAAGGATTCTTTTTCTAAAGTTAATCCTGGTAGAATGTCTCCTGCAACCGCAATTTGCTCTATTTTAATCGGTATTTCTTTTTTAACCTGTAAAACGAATAACGATTTACTTATACAATTTGGTAAAAGCACTAAAGTATTAGTAACAATAATTTCATTTATTTCAATCATTTCTTATATACTTATAATACCATCAGAAAATAAATCTTTTATTTTTAGAACAATGGCAATACATACTTCTGTATTATTTTTTGCTATTTCTTTATTATTAATGTTTAAAAGAGAAAACTCAATATTTAATAGTTTATTTTTTGATAAATCTATTGGAAGTAATATTTTTAGAAAATCGCTTCCTTTAATTATTTTAATTCCTGCAGTTATTGCGAATGCCATATTATTAGCTATAAACCAAAAATGGTTAAGTATCGATTTTGGCCTAGTTACTTTCACTATTATACTAACTCCAATTTGTATTATTTATCTTTCTAAATTGTCTATAAACCTAAATTTAATTGATACAAAAAGACAATTACTTGAAAATAATTTAAAATTAAAGAACAAAAATCTTGTAGAATTTAATGAAGCACTAGATTATACTGCGATCTTTTCTATTACTAATATTGATGGAAAAATAAAATATGCAAATGATTCTTTTTGTGAAATTTCAAAATATTCTAGAGAAGAACTTATTGGTAGCTCTCATACGCTGTTAAATTCTGGCTATCATGATAATAATTTCTTTAAAAACCTTTGGCAAACAATTATTTCTGGAAAAATATGGACTGGAGATATAAAGAATAAATCTAAAGACGGTAGTTTTTACACTGTAAATACCACAATAATACCAATTAAAAATTCTAGTGGAAATATCAGTGATTTTTTAGAAATAAATAACAAGTTCACAATTTCATCATAA